The following coding sequences are from one Reyranella humidisoli window:
- the deoA gene encoding thymidine phosphorylase: protein MSLLPQEIIRRKRDGHELSAEEIAFVVRGIHDGSLTEGQVAAFAMTVFFRGMTVPERVALTLGLARSGLMLDWRDLDLPGPVLDKHSSGGVGDKVSLMLAPIVAACGGFVPMISGRGLGHTGGTLDKLSAISGYQTQPDIDTFRSVVREVGCAVIGQTDDLAPADRRLYATRDVTGSVESIPLLVSSILSKKVAEGLDGLVMDVKCGSGAFCDTEPMARDLARSIVDVANRAGLPTVALITDMDCVLGREVGNALEVAETVAYLTGDGPREPRLHEVTMALAAEMLFLGKLAADVGEGRVKADAALADGRAAETFARMVSALGGPDDFLEHSSRYLGHAAVVKPCTAEQSGHVVGMNAREVGIAVVALGGGRRHADDAIDTSVGLSGFAAVGQEIRSGEPLCLVHAASDAEADEAIALIRQAVRIDDRPPPPRPAIMERVAL, encoded by the coding sequence ATGAGCCTGCTGCCGCAGGAAATCATCCGCCGCAAGCGCGACGGCCACGAACTCAGCGCGGAGGAGATCGCCTTCGTCGTGCGCGGCATCCACGACGGCAGCCTGACTGAGGGCCAGGTCGCCGCCTTTGCGATGACCGTGTTCTTCCGCGGCATGACGGTGCCCGAGCGCGTCGCGCTGACCCTGGGCCTCGCGCGCTCGGGCCTGATGCTCGACTGGCGCGACCTCGACCTGCCCGGGCCGGTGCTCGACAAGCATTCGAGCGGCGGGGTCGGCGACAAGGTGAGCCTGATGCTGGCGCCCATCGTGGCGGCCTGCGGCGGTTTCGTGCCGATGATTTCCGGCCGCGGCCTCGGCCATACCGGCGGCACGCTCGACAAGCTCTCCGCCATCTCGGGCTACCAGACCCAACCCGACATCGACACGTTCCGTAGCGTCGTGCGCGAGGTCGGCTGTGCCGTGATCGGCCAGACCGACGATCTGGCGCCGGCCGACCGGCGCCTCTATGCGACGCGCGACGTCACCGGCAGCGTCGAATCGATCCCGCTGCTGGTGAGTTCGATCCTCAGCAAGAAGGTCGCCGAAGGGCTCGACGGGTTGGTGATGGACGTGAAGTGCGGATCCGGCGCCTTCTGCGATACCGAGCCGATGGCACGCGATCTCGCGCGCAGCATCGTCGACGTGGCGAACCGGGCCGGGCTGCCGACGGTCGCGCTGATCACCGACATGGATTGCGTGCTGGGCCGCGAGGTTGGCAACGCGCTCGAGGTCGCCGAAACGGTGGCCTATCTCACCGGCGATGGCCCGCGCGAGCCACGCCTGCACGAGGTGACGATGGCTCTGGCGGCCGAGATGCTGTTCCTGGGCAAGCTGGCGGCCGATGTAGGAGAGGGCCGGGTGAAGGCCGACGCGGCGCTGGCCGACGGCCGCGCGGCGGAGACCTTTGCCCGCATGGTCTCGGCACTGGGCGGTCCCGACGACTTCCTGGAACACAGTTCCCGCTACCTCGGCCACGCAGCCGTCGTGAAGCCCTGCACGGCCGAGCAATCCGGCCATGTCGTCGGCATGAATGCTCGCGAGGTCGGCATCGCCGTCGTGGCGCTGGGGGGCGGGCGCCGTCATGCCGACGACGCCATCGATACGTCGGTCGGCCTCAGTGGGTTCGCAGCCGTCGGCCAGGAGATCCGCAGCGGCGAGCCGCTCTGCCTCGTCCATGCCGCCAGCGACGCCGAGGCCGACGAGGCGATCGCCCTGATACGGCAAGCGGTTCGTATCGATGACCGTCCGCCGCCGCCCCGGCCGGCGATCATGGAGCGGGTGGCTTTGTGA
- a CDS encoding purine-nucleoside phosphorylase, protein MNDVLERAAPGFRPKVALILGSGLGSFVEEVTEIATIPYADLPGFPQPTVGGHAGRLVLGHVGPTPVAVMQGRAHYYERGKADEMRGAIDAVAKLGCETLLQTNAAGSLRLDMPPGSVMAIGDHINFAGINPLFGVGPGDSRFVDMVDAYDPALRSRLLEAAKAANVVCHEGVYIFFSGPSFETPAEIRAARVLGADAVGMSTAPETILARHAGLKVAALSLMTNYAAGLVPGVLAHEQTLSVAAAAAGKVRLLLRTFLERYA, encoded by the coding sequence ATGAACGACGTTCTCGAACGCGCGGCGCCGGGCTTCCGGCCAAAGGTCGCCCTCATCCTCGGCTCCGGGCTTGGCAGCTTCGTCGAGGAGGTGACGGAGATCGCCACCATTCCCTATGCCGACCTGCCGGGCTTTCCGCAGCCTACAGTCGGTGGTCATGCCGGCCGCCTGGTGCTGGGCCATGTCGGCCCGACTCCCGTCGCGGTGATGCAGGGCCGCGCGCATTACTACGAGCGCGGCAAGGCCGACGAGATGCGGGGCGCCATCGATGCCGTCGCGAAGCTCGGCTGCGAGACCCTGCTGCAGACCAATGCCGCCGGCAGCCTTCGGCTCGACATGCCGCCGGGCTCGGTGATGGCGATCGGCGATCACATCAATTTTGCCGGCATCAATCCGCTGTTCGGCGTCGGGCCGGGCGACAGCCGCTTCGTCGACATGGTGGATGCCTACGATCCCGCACTGCGCAGCAGGCTGCTGGAGGCGGCCAAGGCGGCGAACGTCGTGTGCCACGAGGGCGTCTATATCTTCTTCAGCGGGCCGAGCTTCGAGACCCCCGCCGAGATCCGCGCCGCCCGCGTGTTGGGCGCCGATGCCGTGGGCATGTCGACGGCCCCCGAGACCATCCTGGCGCGCCACGCCGGGCTGAAGGTGGCGGCGCTGTCGCTGATGACCAACTATGCCGCGGGCCTGGTGCCGGGCGTGCTGGCTCACGAACAGACCCTGTCGGTCGCGGCCGCGGCGGCCGGCAAGGTGCGCCTGCTGCTGCGGACCTTCCTGGAGCGATACGCATGA
- a CDS encoding cytidine deaminase — MDDLLRLAQRMMLRAHAPYSKFHVGAALRAEDGSIHGGCNVENAAYPQGLCAEAGAIASLVASGHRRILECVVVGPGPEVITPCGGCRQKLREFAADDVPIHLCGPDGLHRTVTLGQLLPMSFGPHHVARP; from the coding sequence ATGGACGACCTTCTCCGTCTGGCGCAGCGCATGATGCTGCGGGCCCATGCGCCCTATTCGAAGTTCCATGTCGGCGCCGCCCTGCGCGCCGAGGACGGTTCGATCCACGGTGGCTGCAACGTCGAGAACGCGGCCTATCCGCAGGGGCTTTGCGCCGAGGCGGGCGCCATCGCGTCGCTGGTCGCGTCGGGCCACAGGCGCATCCTCGAATGCGTCGTGGTCGGCCCCGGACCGGAAGTCATCACGCCCTGCGGGGGCTGCCGGCAGAAGCTGCGCGAGTTCGCGGCCGACGATGTGCCCATCCATCTCTGCGGCCCCGACGGGCTGCATCGCACGGTGACGCTGGGGCAACTCCTGCCGATGTCCTTCGGCCCTCATCACGTCGCCAGGCCATGA
- a CDS encoding ABC transporter permease: MEEALTLVIATLAATLRVATPLVLCAMGGLFSEKSGIIDVGLEGKMLMAAFFGAATAAVTDSAWMGVGAAILAAEALALLHGFACITHRGNQVVSGIALNILAMGLTVVLGTAWFARGGQTPPLSGNERLNPIFFPVAGDNVIVYAALLSVPFTWWLIERTRFGLRLRAVGEMPLAVDAAGISVSWLRYRAVLLCGLFAGLAGAYLSIAQNAGFSRDMTAGQGFIALAAIIFGRWRPFPAFGACLAFGLLDSIAIRLQGVKLPGIGEVPVQLIQAMPYLLTLFLLAGFIGRTVAPKAAGVPYEKEH, translated from the coding sequence ATGGAAGAGGCGCTCACCCTCGTCATCGCGACGCTTGCCGCGACATTGCGCGTGGCGACGCCGCTGGTGCTCTGCGCCATGGGCGGGCTGTTCTCGGAGAAGAGCGGCATCATCGATGTCGGTCTCGAGGGCAAGATGCTGATGGCGGCCTTCTTCGGAGCCGCCACCGCGGCGGTCACCGATTCGGCCTGGATGGGCGTCGGCGCCGCGATCCTCGCCGCCGAGGCGCTGGCCCTGCTGCACGGCTTCGCCTGCATCACCCATCGCGGCAACCAGGTCGTGAGCGGCATCGCGCTCAACATCCTGGCGATGGGTCTCACCGTGGTTCTGGGCACCGCGTGGTTCGCGCGCGGCGGGCAGACGCCACCCCTGAGCGGGAACGAGCGGCTCAATCCGATCTTCTTCCCCGTCGCGGGCGACAACGTGATCGTCTACGCCGCACTGCTCTCGGTACCCTTCACATGGTGGCTGATCGAGCGCACGCGCTTCGGTCTCCGGCTGCGCGCCGTGGGCGAGATGCCGCTGGCGGTCGATGCTGCCGGCATTTCCGTTTCCTGGCTGCGCTACCGCGCGGTGCTGCTGTGCGGCCTGTTCGCCGGGCTGGCGGGCGCCTATCTCTCGATCGCCCAGAACGCCGGCTTCAGCCGCGACATGACGGCGGGGCAGGGGTTTATCGCCCTGGCCGCCATCATCTTCGGGCGCTGGCGGCCGTTTCCCGCTTTCGGCGCCTGCCTCGCCTTCGGCCTGCTCGATTCGATCGCCATCCGCCTGCAGGGCGTGAAGCTGCCGGGCATCGGCGAAGTTCCGGTGCAACTGATCCAGGCCATGCCCTATCTTCTCACCCTGTTCCTGCTGGCCGGGTTCATCGGCCGCACCGTCGCGCCGAAGGCGGCCGGCGTGCCCTACGAGAAGGAGCATTGA
- a CDS encoding ABC transporter permease, which produces MSTARRPLPGWVEIGLLPLANVAMAFLLVGLIVKVIGADPLQALKLLVLGAVGSSESIGYTLYYATNFIFTGLAVAVAFHAGLFNIGGEGQAYIGGLGCGLAVLALDRYLPGLLMIPLAILASAAFGAAWAAIPAWMQAWRGSHIVITTIMFNFVASALMVYMMVNVLIAPGSMTPQSRGFAASAAVPSMQAALQWVGIAVAPSALNLSLLLALLCCAGVWIFLWHTPWGYGLRTMGHNPEAALYAGTNLKRMTMLAMCLSGALAGGVAVNELLGVHHRLVLDFAAGYGFTGIAVALMGRGHPLGIVLAALLFGALQQGGAELAFEVPAITREMVVVIQGLVILFSGALVHLPRPWLQALFARKG; this is translated from the coding sequence ATGAGCACGGCCCGCCGCCCGCTGCCCGGCTGGGTCGAGATCGGCCTGCTGCCGCTCGCCAATGTCGCGATGGCCTTCCTCCTCGTCGGGCTCATCGTGAAGGTCATCGGGGCGGATCCGCTGCAGGCCCTGAAGCTGCTGGTGCTGGGGGCCGTGGGCTCGTCGGAATCGATCGGCTACACGCTCTATTACGCCACCAACTTCATCTTCACCGGGCTCGCCGTCGCGGTCGCCTTTCATGCCGGCCTGTTCAACATCGGCGGCGAGGGTCAGGCCTATATCGGCGGGCTGGGCTGCGGGCTGGCCGTGCTGGCGCTGGATCGCTACCTGCCGGGCCTGCTGATGATCCCGCTGGCCATCCTCGCATCGGCGGCCTTCGGCGCGGCGTGGGCGGCCATTCCGGCCTGGATGCAGGCCTGGCGCGGCAGCCACATCGTTATCACCACCATCATGTTCAACTTCGTGGCCTCGGCCCTGATGGTCTACATGATGGTCAACGTGCTGATCGCGCCGGGCTCGATGACGCCGCAGAGCCGCGGCTTCGCGGCCTCGGCCGCGGTGCCGTCGATGCAGGCGGCCCTGCAATGGGTGGGTATCGCCGTCGCCCCATCGGCGCTCAACCTGTCGCTCCTGCTGGCGCTGCTCTGCTGCGCGGGTGTCTGGATCTTCCTGTGGCACACGCCCTGGGGCTACGGGCTGCGCACCATGGGGCACAATCCGGAAGCCGCCCTCTATGCCGGGACCAATCTCAAGCGCATGACGATGCTCGCCATGTGCCTGTCCGGCGCGCTGGCGGGCGGCGTGGCGGTGAACGAGCTGCTGGGCGTGCATCACAGGCTCGTGCTCGACTTCGCGGCCGGCTACGGCTTCACCGGGATCGCGGTCGCGCTCATGGGACGCGGCCATCCGCTGGGCATCGTGCTGGCGGCGCTATTGTTCGGCGCCTTGCAGCAGGGCGGCGCGGAACTCGCCTTCGAAGTCCCGGCGATCACCCGCGAGATGGTGGTGGTGATCCAGGGGCTGGTGATCCTGTTCTCGGGCGCGCTCGTCCATCTGCCGCGGCCCTGGCTGCAGGCGCTGTTCGCGCGAAAAGGCTGA
- a CDS encoding ABC transporter ATP-binding protein, which produces MTSHAAIELRGIDKSFGSVQAVRGVSLRIEHGSITGIVGENGAGKSTLMSILYGLYRADAGEIRVEGRPVEMTSPRDAIGQGIGMVHQHFMLVDSFTVLENLILGAEGGPLLAGGLAAARTELARLAHEYGLAVDPDARVADLSVGEQQRVEILKVLFRGARILILDEPSAVLTPQETDRLLQILRVLRDRGVTVVLITHKLREILSVTDTVIVMRRGEVVAERATSKTSAEELAELMVGRKVRFSFDKAPVRAGEPRLVARGLSLVDGRRVRVLDDISFEVRAGEIVGVAGVSGNGQTELLQVLSGIRRPTGGTLEVCGRRVDADHPADPAEMRELGVAHVPEDRLRQGLVPAFLASETSILGYQDREPFCHNYLLDGPAVGKHCAELMERFDVRPRTPGLLSSSFSGGNQQKLILAREMARHPRLLLVGQPTRGVDIGAIEFIRRELIASRDAGCAVLVVSVELEEILSLADRILVMSGGRIVGEVAAADADERTLGLMMTGARAA; this is translated from the coding sequence CTGACGTCCCACGCTGCCATCGAGCTTCGGGGAATCGACAAGTCGTTCGGCAGCGTGCAGGCGGTGCGCGGCGTGTCGCTGCGCATCGAGCATGGCAGCATCACCGGCATCGTGGGCGAGAACGGCGCCGGCAAATCGACTTTGATGAGCATCCTCTACGGGCTCTATCGCGCGGACGCGGGCGAGATCCGGGTCGAGGGGCGTCCGGTCGAGATGACCTCGCCGCGCGACGCGATCGGGCAGGGTATCGGGATGGTCCACCAGCATTTCATGCTGGTCGACAGCTTCACCGTGCTGGAGAACCTGATCCTGGGCGCCGAAGGCGGGCCGCTCCTTGCCGGCGGGTTGGCGGCGGCGCGGACTGAACTGGCGCGGCTGGCACACGAATATGGCCTCGCCGTCGATCCCGACGCGCGCGTCGCCGATCTCTCCGTGGGCGAGCAGCAGAGGGTCGAGATCCTCAAGGTCCTGTTTCGCGGCGCCCGAATCCTGATCCTCGACGAACCCAGCGCCGTGCTGACGCCGCAGGAGACCGACCGTCTGCTGCAGATCCTGCGCGTGCTGCGCGACCGCGGTGTGACCGTCGTGCTGATCACGCACAAGCTTCGCGAGATTCTGAGCGTGACCGACACGGTGATCGTGATGCGCCGCGGCGAGGTCGTGGCCGAGCGGGCGACCTCGAAGACCAGCGCCGAGGAACTCGCCGAGCTGATGGTCGGTCGCAAGGTGCGCTTCTCCTTCGACAAGGCGCCGGTCCGCGCCGGCGAGCCGCGGCTGGTGGCGCGCGGACTGTCGCTGGTCGACGGCCGTCGCGTCCGGGTGCTCGACGACATCTCGTTCGAGGTTCGTGCCGGCGAGATTGTCGGCGTCGCCGGCGTCTCGGGCAACGGCCAGACCGAGCTTCTCCAGGTCCTGTCGGGTATTCGCCGGCCGACGGGCGGCACGCTGGAAGTCTGTGGCCGCAGGGTCGACGCCGACCATCCCGCGGACCCGGCCGAGATGCGCGAGCTGGGTGTGGCGCATGTGCCGGAGGACCGGCTGCGGCAGGGGCTGGTGCCGGCGTTCCTCGCGTCCGAGACCTCGATCCTGGGCTACCAGGATCGCGAACCCTTCTGTCACAATTACCTGCTCGACGGACCGGCGGTCGGCAAGCATTGCGCCGAACTGATGGAGCGGTTCGACGTGCGGCCGCGCACGCCGGGCCTGCTGTCATCGAGTTTCTCAGGCGGCAACCAGCAGAAGCTGATCCTGGCGCGCGAGATGGCGCGCCATCCCCGGCTGCTGCTGGTCGGCCAGCCAACGCGCGGCGTCGACATCGGCGCCATCGAATTCATCCGCCGCGAGTTGATCGCCAGCCGCGACGCGGGCTGCGCGGTGCTGGTCGTGTCGGTTGAGCTCGAGGAAATACTGTCGCTGGCCGACCGCATCCTGGTGATGTCCGGCGGACGGATCGTGGGCGAGGTCGCCGCGGCCGACGCCGATGAGCGCACCCTGGGCCTGATGATGACGGGCGCGCGCGCGGCATGA
- a CDS encoding BMP family lipoprotein: MNRWVGPLLSVLAAAGLSAVALAQTAPIKPAVVFSTGGKFDKSFNEGVWQGAERFKKEANIPVAEFEPSNETQFEQALRRFAQRGQDPIIAVGFAQAVALEKVAKEFPNIHFTIIDSVVNLPNVQSVVFKEQEGSFLVGMLAAMASKTGKIGFVGGMDIPLVRRFQCGFEQGIKYANPNAELITNMTGTTPAAWNDPGRGAELAKGQFDRGVDVVYAAAGSTGLGILQATKDRGKLGIGVDSNQNHLHPGNMLTSMLKRVDLAAYDSFKTAQANQWKGGVQVLGLKEGGVDWALDKDNEKLITPEMKVKVDAAKAAIISGQIVVHDYMSNNSCKS, translated from the coding sequence ATGAATCGCTGGGTTGGACCGCTGCTTTCCGTGCTGGCTGCCGCCGGTCTCTCTGCCGTCGCATTGGCGCAGACCGCGCCCATCAAGCCGGCCGTCGTCTTCAGCACCGGCGGCAAGTTCGACAAGTCCTTCAACGAGGGCGTCTGGCAGGGGGCCGAGCGCTTCAAGAAAGAGGCGAACATCCCCGTCGCCGAGTTCGAGCCGAGCAACGAAACCCAGTTCGAGCAGGCGCTGCGGCGCTTCGCGCAACGCGGCCAGGATCCGATCATCGCCGTCGGCTTCGCGCAGGCCGTCGCGCTCGAGAAGGTCGCCAAGGAATTTCCCAACATCCATTTCACCATCATCGACAGCGTGGTGAATCTCCCCAACGTCCAGTCGGTGGTGTTCAAGGAACAGGAAGGTTCCTTCCTCGTGGGCATGCTGGCGGCCATGGCCTCGAAGACCGGCAAGATCGGCTTCGTGGGCGGCATGGACATCCCGCTGGTGCGCCGCTTCCAGTGCGGGTTCGAGCAGGGCATCAAGTACGCCAATCCCAATGCCGAGCTGATCACCAACATGACCGGCACCACGCCGGCCGCCTGGAACGATCCCGGCCGCGGCGCGGAGCTGGCCAAGGGCCAGTTCGACCGCGGCGTCGATGTCGTCTATGCCGCCGCCGGCAGCACCGGGCTCGGCATCCTCCAGGCCACCAAGGATCGCGGCAAGCTGGGCATCGGCGTCGATTCCAACCAGAACCACCTCCATCCCGGCAACATGCTGACCTCGATGCTGAAGCGGGTGGACCTCGCGGCTTACGACAGTTTCAAGACCGCGCAGGCCAATCAATGGAAGGGCGGCGTGCAGGTGCTCGGCCTCAAGGAAGGCGGCGTCGACTGGGCGCTCGACAAGGACAACGAGAAGCTCATCACCCCGGAGATGAAGGTCAAGGTCGATGCTGCGAAGGCCGCCATCATCTCGGGCCAGATCGTCGTCCACGACTATATGAGCAACAATTCGTGCAAGAGCTGA
- the hydA gene encoding dihydropyrimidinase produces MAEYDLVIRNTTIATASDVVKGDIGIAGGRVVALGERLDKGHREVDGTGRIAVPGGIDAHVHFDQDTADGSVFCDDFESGSRAAAAGGTTTIIPFAYQNKDQPLRDAVNKYHARAEGKSLIDYAFHVILSDASEKIMGQDFTALVADGYTSFKVYMTYDDVKLTDREMLDALAAARREQAMLMIHAENSDCITWLTERLELKGMTAAKFHATSRPFVVEREATHRAISLAELLDVPMLLVHVSAKEAMHEIQRAQARGLRVYGETCPQYLFLSEEDFEKPGDEGAKCVCSPPPRGTDNQEHIWTGLSANTFQVLSSDHAAFRFDDVRGKKLPGARESFRKIPNGVPGVETRLPLLFSEGVNKGRISLQQFVALSSTNAAKIYGLHPRKGTIAVGSDADIVLWDPERKVSLTNSILHHNCDYTPYEGRELTGYPVMTLSRGEVVMDEGRMSGSAGRGQFQKCDRPEAARPRGRPLIDPSIFN; encoded by the coding sequence ATGGCCGAGTACGATCTCGTCATCCGCAACACCACGATTGCCACGGCTTCGGACGTCGTGAAGGGCGATATCGGCATCGCGGGCGGGCGGGTCGTCGCCCTCGGCGAGCGGCTCGACAAGGGCCATCGCGAAGTCGACGGAACCGGCCGGATCGCCGTTCCGGGCGGCATCGACGCCCATGTCCATTTCGACCAGGACACGGCCGACGGCTCGGTCTTCTGCGACGATTTCGAGAGCGGCAGCCGCGCCGCCGCGGCCGGCGGCACCACGACCATCATTCCCTTTGCCTACCAGAACAAGGACCAGCCGCTGCGCGACGCGGTGAACAAGTATCACGCGCGCGCCGAGGGCAAGTCGCTGATCGACTATGCATTCCATGTGATCCTGTCGGACGCCAGCGAGAAGATCATGGGCCAGGATTTCACCGCCCTGGTCGCCGACGGCTACACCTCGTTCAAGGTCTATATGACCTACGACGACGTGAAGCTCACCGACCGCGAGATGCTCGACGCGCTGGCCGCGGCGCGGCGCGAGCAGGCCATGCTCATGATCCATGCCGAGAACTCCGACTGCATCACCTGGCTGACCGAGCGGCTGGAGCTGAAGGGCATGACGGCCGCGAAATTCCACGCCACGTCCCGTCCCTTCGTGGTCGAGCGCGAGGCCACGCATCGTGCCATCTCGCTGGCCGAGTTGCTCGACGTGCCGATGCTGCTGGTCCATGTCTCCGCCAAGGAAGCCATGCACGAGATCCAGCGTGCGCAGGCACGTGGCCTCAGGGTCTACGGCGAAACCTGCCCGCAATACCTGTTCCTGAGCGAGGAGGATTTCGAGAAGCCTGGTGACGAAGGCGCCAAGTGCGTCTGCTCGCCGCCGCCGCGCGGCACCGACAACCAGGAGCATATCTGGACCGGCCTGTCGGCAAACACCTTCCAGGTCCTGTCGTCCGACCATGCCGCCTTCAGGTTCGACGACGTGCGCGGCAAGAAGCTGCCGGGCGCGCGCGAGAGCTTCCGCAAGATCCCCAACGGCGTGCCGGGCGTCGAGACGCGCCTGCCGCTACTCTTCTCCGAAGGCGTCAACAAGGGCCGCATCAGCCTGCAGCAATTCGTGGCGCTGAGTTCGACCAACGCCGCGAAGATCTACGGCCTGCATCCGCGCAAAGGCACGATCGCCGTCGGCTCGGACGCCGACATCGTGCTGTGGGATCCCGAGCGCAAGGTGAGCCTCACCAACTCGATCCTCCACCACAATTGCGACTACACGCCCTACGAGGGTCGCGAACTCACCGGCTATCCGGTGATGACCCTGTCGCGCGGCGAAGTGGTGATGGACGAAGGCCGCATGAGCGGTTCGGCCGGCCGCGGCCAGTTCCAGAAATGCGACCGCCCCGAAGCCGCCCGCCCGCGCGGCCGGCCGCTGATCGATCCCTCAATATTTAATTAG
- a CDS encoding isochorismatase family protein, which produces MESSTKTARELYEALRADPRRRRFGFGRKPALVNVDLQNAYTRPAEFATAYETDPRQIEHVNKLAILLRAQGCPVIWTYVAYLGSGEDCGVWGTRADMSASLKSIKADSRQAQLDDRCDIDRDRDIVMNKRMASAFFETNLGSLFTFHKVDTVIVTGGSTSGCVRATVVDSLSRGFRTIVPEECVADKHESPHFANLYDMAAKYADVLPVAEVVDFLESYKPL; this is translated from the coding sequence ATGGAATCCTCGACGAAGACGGCGCGTGAGCTCTACGAGGCACTGAGGGCCGATCCGCGCCGCCGTCGCTTCGGATTCGGGCGCAAGCCGGCGCTGGTCAACGTCGATCTCCAGAATGCCTATACGCGGCCGGCCGAATTCGCGACGGCCTACGAGACCGATCCGCGCCAGATCGAGCATGTGAACAAGCTGGCGATTCTGTTGCGCGCGCAGGGTTGTCCAGTGATCTGGACCTATGTCGCCTATCTCGGGTCGGGCGAGGATTGCGGTGTCTGGGGGACGCGCGCCGACATGTCGGCTTCACTGAAGAGCATCAAGGCCGATAGCCGGCAGGCCCAGCTCGACGATCGCTGCGATATCGACCGCGACCGCGATATCGTGATGAACAAGCGCATGGCCTCGGCCTTCTTCGAGACCAACCTGGGATCGCTGTTCACCTTCCACAAGGTCGATACCGTGATCGTCACCGGCGGCTCCACGTCGGGCTGCGTGCGCGCCACCGTGGTCGATAGCCTCTCGCGCGGTTTTCGCACGATCGTTCCGGAGGAATGCGTCGCCGACAAGCACGAGAGCCCGCACTTCGCCAACCTCTACGACATGGCCGCCAAATATGCCGATGTCCTGCCGGTCGCCGAGGTGGTTGATTTTCTGGAGAGCTATAAGCCGCTTTAG
- a CDS encoding amidohydrolase family protein, which produces MGMLSDEEHGGLLPARLAGKATPVPTQVISSDEFLPVPQTEQQKKVEARMNALGDEFGKKNGLSRRRFFQTAAGMATAFVAMNEIYGPLYGAAPAEAKSVDLAQARADGLKDQFVMDVHTHFLRDDTRLGGFVRAREAVGKAGWNPGLVGKPQTLDDLKYPNWFKEIYLDSDTKVALLSGSASEDPRDWFLTNEMKAEAREKVNKAAGSKRCLSHAIFTPGYDGWMDEVDKCIATLKPDSWKGYTVGDNTNKDLARHPWRMDDEKLVYPFYEKIVKAGYDIVCVHKGLYPPSVSQRWPHLTPYATVDDVGKAAKDWPQIRFVVYHSAFRWTGAPGASAGGYEQFEKTGRVDWTSDLAEIPGKYGVSNVYADLGQIFAQTTVTEPRLCAALMGMLIKGMGADHVVWGTDAVWTGAPQWQIEALPPGDSRGHAEEVRLRPARQRGRSGEARDLRREFGEDVQVRHQESRLARRPLRRDQVGL; this is translated from the coding sequence ATGGGCATGTTGAGCGACGAGGAACATGGCGGGCTCCTGCCGGCCCGTCTGGCCGGCAAGGCGACACCTGTGCCGACGCAGGTCATTTCCAGCGACGAGTTCCTGCCGGTGCCGCAGACCGAGCAGCAGAAGAAGGTCGAAGCGCGCATGAATGCGCTCGGCGACGAGTTCGGCAAGAAGAACGGTCTGTCGCGCCGCCGCTTCTTCCAGACCGCCGCCGGCATGGCGACGGCCTTCGTCGCGATGAACGAGATCTATGGTCCGCTCTATGGCGCGGCGCCCGCCGAGGCGAAGAGCGTCGATCTCGCCCAGGCACGCGCCGATGGCTTGAAGGACCAGTTCGTGATGGACGTGCACACGCACTTCCTGCGCGACGATACGCGGCTCGGAGGCTTCGTGCGCGCTCGCGAGGCGGTCGGCAAGGCCGGCTGGAATCCCGGCCTCGTCGGCAAGCCGCAGACTCTCGACGACCTGAAGTATCCGAACTGGTTCAAGGAGATCTATCTCGACAGCGACACCAAGGTGGCGCTGCTCAGCGGCTCGGCCTCGGAGGATCCGCGCGACTGGTTCCTCACCAACGAGATGAAGGCCGAGGCGCGTGAGAAGGTGAACAAGGCGGCCGGCTCCAAGCGCTGCCTGTCGCACGCCATCTTCACGCCGGGCTACGACGGCTGGATGGACGAGGTGGACAAGTGCATCGCGACGCTGAAACCCGATTCCTGGAAGGGTTACACGGTCGGCGACAACACCAACAAGGACCTGGCGCGTCATCCCTGGCGTATGGACGACGAGAAGCTGGTCTATCCCTTCTACGAGAAGATCGTGAAGGCGGGCTACGATATCGTCTGCGTCCACAAGGGGCTCTATCCGCCGTCGGTGTCGCAGCGCTGGCCGCATCTCACGCCGTACGCGACGGTCGACGATGTCGGCAAGGCCGCGAAGGACTGGCCGCAGATCCGCTTCGTCGTCTACCACTCGGCCTTCCGCTGGACCGGTGCGCCGGGCGCCTCGGCCGGTGGTTACGAGCAGTTCGAGAAGACTGGTCGCGTCGACTGGACCTCGGACCTCGCGGAGATTCCCGGGAAATATGGCGTCAGCAACGTCTACGCCGACCTCGGCCAGATCTTCGCGCAGACGACCGTGACCGAGCCGCGCCTGTGCGCCGCCCTGATGGGCATGCTGATCAAGGGCATGGGCGCGGACCATGTCGTGTGGGGCACCGACGCCGTATGGACCGGCGCACCGCAATGGCAGATCGAGGCGCTGCCGCCTGGAGATTCCCGAGGACATGCAGAGGAAGTTCGGCTTCGCCCCGCTCGGCAGCGCGGACGGTCCGGTGAAGCGCGCGATCTTCGGCGAGAATTCGGCGAAGATGTACAAGTACGACATCAAGAAAGCCGCCTGGCGCGACGACCGCTTCGCCGCGATCAAGTCGGACTATGA